A single genomic interval of Helianthus annuus cultivar XRQ/B chromosome 6, HanXRQr2.0-SUNRISE, whole genome shotgun sequence harbors:
- the LOC118479683 gene encoding putative general negative regulator of transcription C16C9.04c, whose product MKRQKATMSDEGEKTCPLCVEEMDLTDQQPRPCKRSFDICVWCRHYIMDMAEKDDTEGMIQKGGVQHIVCLTTRKR is encoded by the exons GCAACCATGAGTGATGAAGGAGAAAAGACTTGCCCACTCTGTGTTGAAGAGATGGATTTAACAGATCAGCAGCCGAGGCCTTGCAAACGTAGCTTTGAT ATTTGTGTATGGTGTAGGCATTACATTATGGATATGGCTGAGAAAGATGATACAGAAGGGATGATACAGAAGGGAGGTGTCCAGCATATTGTATGCCTTACAACAAGGAAAAGATAG